In bacterium, one genomic interval encodes:
- a CDS encoding rhodanese-like domain-containing protein: MSFRQLFDPASSTFTYLLADDLTHEAVLIDPVVEQVERDLRLLRENGLKLKYALETHVHADHITAGHALKQATGAQTAVASDCHAQGYDQYLKDGEVLLFGREELLVIATPGHTPGSVSYLWRDRIFTGDTLLIGGCGRTDFQNGSPAALYRSVTEKLFSLDEQTLVYPAHDYKGRRVSSIGEEKLQNPRFAGKNLEEFVALMNNLNLPLPKHIQEAVPANLRGGPGIGELKNEMNRDAISALSKAALPLRSVSVQQLAELANAGPLSLIDVRTPGEFAGLRIPGSVNIPFDSLHADSLKSMFPPDKPLYCLCQTGTRSGLAADRLRAAGFRQVVHVDGGTNAWEAAGLPFERGAGGAFGLERQVRIAAGGLVVLGAIAGVWIHPLGYAISAAIGAGLVFSGVTNSCAMARLMSKMPWNRATR; this comes from the coding sequence ATGTCCTTTCGGCAGCTTTTCGACCCGGCTTCCTCCACCTTCACCTACCTCTTGGCCGACGACCTCACCCATGAGGCCGTCCTGATCGATCCGGTCGTCGAGCAAGTCGAGCGCGACTTGCGGCTGCTCCGCGAAAACGGCTTGAAACTCAAATACGCGCTGGAGACCCATGTCCACGCCGACCACATCACCGCGGGCCACGCCCTCAAGCAGGCCACCGGGGCCCAGACCGCTGTGGCAAGCGACTGCCATGCCCAAGGTTACGATCAATATCTGAAGGACGGAGAGGTGCTTCTTTTCGGCCGCGAGGAGCTTTTGGTGATCGCCACCCCCGGCCACACTCCGGGCAGCGTATCCTACCTGTGGCGCGACCGGATTTTCACCGGTGACACCCTCCTGATCGGCGGATGCGGCCGGACCGATTTCCAAAACGGAAGCCCGGCGGCGCTCTACCGCAGCGTCACTGAAAAGTTATTCTCGCTCGATGAACAAACCCTCGTCTATCCGGCCCACGACTACAAGGGGCGCCGGGTCTCCAGCATCGGCGAAGAGAAATTGCAAAACCCGCGCTTCGCCGGAAAAAATCTCGAGGAATTCGTCGCCCTCATGAATAACCTCAACCTCCCCTTGCCCAAGCACATCCAGGAGGCGGTCCCCGCCAACCTCAGGGGGGGACCCGGAATCGGCGAGCTCAAGAATGAAATGAATCGCGACGCGATATCGGCCTTATCGAAGGCGGCGCTCCCCCTACGCAGCGTCTCGGTGCAACAACTGGCGGAGCTCGCGAACGCCGGGCCCTTGAGCTTGATTGACGTTCGCACGCCGGGGGAGTTCGCCGGTCTTCGGATCCCGGGATCGGTCAACATTCCCTTCGATTCGCTTCATGCCGACTCCTTGAAGTCGATGTTTCCGCCCGACAAACCGCTTTATTGCCTCTGCCAAACCGGCACTCGGAGCGGGCTGGCGGCCGACCGCCTGCGAGCGGCCGGTTTCCGGCAAGTGGTCCATGTCGACGGCGGCACCAACGCCTGGGAGGCCGCTGGACTGCCTTTCGAGCGCGGAGCCGGCGGAGCCTTCGGCTTGGAGCGCCAAGTCCGAATCGCCGCCGGCGGCTTGGTTGTCTTGGGAGCCATCGCGGGCGTCTGGATTCATCCCTTGGGCTACGCCATATCCGCGGCGATCGGCGCCGGATTGGTTTTTTCCGGAGTCACCAATAGCTGCGCCATGGCTAGGCTGATGTCCAAGATGCCCTGGAACCGGGCGACCCGGTGA
- a CDS encoding choice-of-anchor Q domain-containing protein: MVRLLAISCLVLAATSLSVRKVEAANINVTTTAIASDCFTPGGDPCADFNGNDCTLQDALDVAECNGEADTINVAAGTYDADAAGIFQYFAADTENFSLDIVGAGAGTIIDGMDNDQCMELNTVFASADDQANLSVSNITFQNGNYSGPGGGLAVNVSDADVTVENCSFLSNFSDEWGGGIYSNANGESLMFFSSNLFLDNTANFDDGGGLFAESGQGSITAVNNILAGNTSNDGQGGGMFVNASVGNITITNNTLFNNAATNGDGGGIGAQVDDSASVFNIYNNIVFGNSAGTNGDDIWTCEQGATVNLFNNDFTEYFSEALDGGSCGGSATLNEGANISDDPQFVNSGADDFHLSAGSPAIDTGDPAAPSMPSTDFDGNPRPALPGTNPDIGALEFQVLPTPTPTPIPTPTATPTPTPFGFVEGSGALSCTLQPGLAGGLSWPGLLALAALGGFVKALRRKAR, from the coding sequence ATGGTTCGACTGCTCGCTATTTCCTGCCTGGTGCTTGCGGCCACCAGTCTTTCGGTAAGGAAGGTTGAAGCCGCCAATATCAACGTCACGACAACGGCCATCGCTTCCGATTGCTTCACACCGGGGGGCGATCCCTGTGCCGATTTCAACGGCAACGATTGCACGCTTCAAGATGCCTTGGATGTGGCCGAGTGTAACGGAGAGGCCGATACCATCAACGTGGCGGCCGGAACTTACGACGCCGACGCGGCCGGAATCTTCCAGTATTTCGCCGCCGATACCGAGAATTTCAGCTTGGATATCGTCGGAGCCGGCGCCGGAACGATCATCGACGGCATGGACAACGATCAGTGCATGGAGCTGAACACCGTATTCGCTTCGGCCGACGATCAAGCCAACCTCTCCGTTTCCAACATTACCTTTCAGAACGGAAACTACAGCGGGCCCGGCGGCGGCTTGGCGGTGAACGTCAGTGACGCCGACGTCACGGTGGAAAACTGCAGCTTCCTTTCCAATTTCTCTGACGAGTGGGGCGGCGGCATCTATTCCAACGCCAATGGCGAAAGTCTCATGTTTTTCAGCTCCAATTTGTTTTTGGACAACACCGCCAACTTCGACGACGGCGGCGGATTGTTCGCCGAATCGGGCCAGGGGTCGATCACGGCGGTCAATAACATCCTGGCCGGCAACACCTCCAACGACGGCCAAGGCGGCGGAATGTTCGTCAACGCCAGCGTCGGCAATATCACCATCACCAACAACACCTTGTTCAACAATGCGGCGACCAACGGCGACGGCGGTGGCATCGGAGCCCAGGTCGACGATAGCGCGAGCGTCTTCAACATCTACAATAACATCGTGTTCGGGAATTCCGCCGGCACCAACGGCGACGATATCTGGACCTGCGAGCAAGGCGCGACCGTCAATCTCTTCAACAACGATTTCACGGAATACTTCAGCGAAGCCTTGGACGGAGGATCTTGCGGAGGCAGCGCGACGCTGAATGAGGGTGCCAATATCTCGGACGACCCTCAGTTCGTGAACTCCGGTGCCGACGATTTCCACCTTAGCGCCGGCTCGCCGGCGATCGATACCGGGGACCCGGCGGCGCCTTCGATGCCTTCCACCGACTTTGACGGCAATCCGCGGCCGGCCCTTCCCGGCACCAATCCCGATATCGGAGCGCTGGAGTTCCAAGTCCTTCCGACCCCGACTCCGACCCCGATTCCGACGCCCACGGCCACTCCGACCCCGACTCCCTTCGGCTTCGTCGAAGGCAGCGGGGCTCTTTCTTGCACGCTGCAACCAGGCCTTGCCGGCGGCCTTTCCTGGCCCGGTCTCCTGGCTTTGGCGGCGCTGGGAGGGTTCGTGAAGGCCCTGCGCCGCAAGGCTCGGTGA
- a CDS encoding nucleotide-binding protein encodes MKEIFIGSSKEGLGQAMQVVDVLSEVQGVKPLLWTECFKLGDITFLGIENIARRVAGAVFLATPDDDSVIREQKVRTPRANVLFEYGYLTAMLTRGRVALCRYAESELPSDFAGVTYVPMGPFEPERPLDLQARARIKSWAAELPAIQAGFSPTAQLHGYSGSWQTETVFQVYRHMPIKKPDYAVLNGKMILQIPPDGRGGAGCFYGNFQLQVGDCYAEFEISDRVVDARVFDDGSVKIRNAMQTRQRIRLEGKPPQRDGFEPDLRGAREIDLLLYCPPDEPGILRGHFSSEAGGQVYSKATGKWFR; translated from the coding sequence TTGAAGGAGATTTTCATCGGCAGCAGCAAAGAGGGTCTGGGGCAAGCGATGCAGGTGGTTGACGTCCTTTCGGAGGTTCAAGGCGTCAAGCCACTGCTCTGGACCGAATGCTTCAAGCTTGGCGACATCACCTTCCTGGGCATCGAAAACATCGCCCGCCGAGTGGCCGGGGCCGTGTTCCTGGCGACGCCGGACGACGATTCGGTCATTCGGGAGCAAAAGGTCCGGACGCCGCGGGCCAATGTCCTCTTCGAATACGGCTATCTCACCGCCATGCTGACCCGAGGCCGGGTGGCTCTCTGCCGTTATGCCGAATCCGAGCTGCCCTCCGATTTCGCCGGCGTCACCTACGTTCCGATGGGGCCTTTCGAGCCGGAGCGTCCGCTCGATCTCCAAGCCCGGGCCCGGATCAAGTCCTGGGCGGCCGAGCTGCCCGCCATTCAGGCCGGGTTCTCGCCGACCGCTCAGCTGCACGGTTATTCCGGCAGCTGGCAGACCGAGACGGTTTTCCAGGTTTACCGCCATATGCCGATCAAGAAGCCCGATTACGCGGTGCTCAACGGGAAGATGATTCTGCAGATTCCACCCGATGGCCGGGGCGGCGCCGGCTGCTTCTACGGCAATTTTCAGCTTCAGGTCGGCGATTGCTATGCCGAGTTCGAGATCAGCGATCGGGTCGTCGATGCCAGGGTGTTCGACGACGGCAGCGTGAAGATCCGAAACGCCATGCAGACCCGGCAGCGCATCCGGCTGGAAGGCAAGCCTCCGCAACGGGACGGCTTCGAGCCCGACCTTCGAGGCGCCCGCGAAATCGATTTGTTGCTCTATTGTCCGCCGGACGAGCCCGGAATTCTCCGCGGACATTTCTCGAGCGAGGCCGGGGGTCAGGTTTATTCCAAGGCCACGGGGAAGTGGTTTCGCTAG
- a CDS encoding DUF2306 domain-containing protein, protein MKRAAQSFLWIFLALGSLAITYASMVYFEPGQRAPFLIEKLPLRDEAFYLAVLRVHVLAAALALPGCLILSSAAVLKRWPRFHRWSGRIVGLDVLGALAPTGFYLAFFAKGGVAGTLGFLLTGGIVVWAMLQAIRWARAKRFARHRLFAFHVIGQLSVAVSSRAMLFLLETSNLDADLAYLLSLWIPVVGTFALVQCLGSPSRPQPKPRTRYEPLLDPAGAAAGGPGVV, encoded by the coding sequence ATGAAGCGAGCGGCCCAATCCTTCCTTTGGATTTTCCTGGCGCTGGGTTCCCTGGCGATCACTTACGCGAGCATGGTCTATTTCGAGCCCGGCCAAAGGGCTCCCTTCCTGATCGAAAAGCTGCCCCTGCGCGACGAAGCCTTTTATTTGGCGGTCTTGCGCGTTCACGTCCTGGCGGCGGCCCTGGCCTTGCCGGGCTGCTTGATCCTGTCCTCCGCGGCCGTCCTGAAACGCTGGCCCCGCTTTCACCGTTGGTCCGGCCGAATCGTGGGCCTCGATGTCTTGGGCGCCTTGGCACCCACCGGCTTCTATCTCGCCTTCTTCGCCAAGGGTGGAGTGGCCGGGACCCTCGGCTTCTTGCTCACCGGTGGCATCGTGGTCTGGGCGATGCTCCAGGCCATCCGCTGGGCGCGGGCCAAGCGATTTGCCCGCCATCGCCTCTTCGCCTTCCACGTGATCGGCCAGCTGAGCGTCGCGGTCAGCTCCCGCGCCATGCTCTTTCTGTTGGAAACTTCCAATCTCGACGCCGATTTGGCGTATCTTTTGAGCCTTTGGATCCCGGTCGTCGGCACCTTCGCCCTCGTCCAGTGCCTAGGCTCGCCTTCTCGACCTCAACCCAAGCCAAGGACCCGCTATGAACCCCTTCTTGATCCTGCTGGCGCTGCTGCTGGCGGCCCCGGCGTTGTTTAA
- a CDS encoding MBL fold metallo-hydrolase, whose protein sequence is MTITNTQSGTSIQEIAENIYRISTPTREIPGGFSFNQYLIVDDEPLLFHLGMRKLFPLVREAVAAVLTPEKLRYLAFSHMEPDECGAVDPWLALAPQAQPVCGRIGAMIGQDLADRPPRGLAHGETLKLGKHEVSWQDAPHLPHGWDCGFMIDRFTQTLFCGDLFTQGGEARQALVETDILGPSEAFRKKMDYFSHTQNLRPLMQNLIELKPRTLACMHGHAWRGDGGKLLQELMESLGSGRVSTEAWT, encoded by the coding sequence ATGACCATCACCAATACACAAAGCGGGACCAGTATCCAAGAGATCGCCGAAAACATCTACCGGATCAGCACCCCGACGCGCGAGATCCCCGGCGGCTTCTCCTTCAATCAATATCTGATTGTCGACGACGAGCCCCTACTCTTCCACCTCGGCATGAGAAAGCTCTTTCCCTTGGTGCGGGAAGCGGTCGCCGCGGTGCTGACGCCCGAGAAGCTCCGCTACCTCGCCTTCTCCCACATGGAGCCCGACGAGTGCGGAGCCGTCGACCCATGGCTCGCCCTGGCGCCCCAAGCCCAGCCCGTCTGCGGCCGAATCGGCGCCATGATCGGCCAAGATCTCGCCGATCGGCCGCCCCGCGGCCTGGCCCACGGCGAAACTCTCAAGCTCGGAAAGCACGAAGTCAGCTGGCAGGACGCCCCGCACCTGCCCCACGGATGGGACTGCGGTTTCATGATCGACCGCTTCACCCAAACCCTCTTCTGCGGCGACCTCTTCACCCAAGGCGGCGAGGCCCGGCAGGCCTTGGTGGAAACCGACATCCTGGGACCCAGCGAGGCCTTCCGCAAAAAGATGGATTATTTCTCCCACACCCAAAATCTTCGCCCGCTCATGCAAAATCTGATCGAGCTCAAACCCCGGACTCTGGCCTGCATGCACGGCCATGCCTGGCGAGGCGACGGCGGTAAACTTCTCCAAGAGTTGATGGAGAGTCTGGGAAGCGGGCGCGTGAGCACCGAGGCCTGGACTTAA